A single window of Mustela erminea isolate mMusErm1 chromosome 4, mMusErm1.Pri, whole genome shotgun sequence DNA harbors:
- the LOC116588699 gene encoding 40S ribosomal protein S15a-like, translating to MVRMNVLADALKSINNAEKRGKCQVLIRPCSDVIVRFLTVMMKHGYIDESEITDDYRAGKTVVNLRGRLNKCGVISPRFDVQLKDLEKWQNNLLPYRQFGFIVLTTSAGIMDHGEAKRKHTGGKILGFFF from the coding sequence ATGGTGCGCATGAATGTCCTGGCAGATGCTCTCAAGAGCATCAACAATGCTGAAAAGAGAGGCAAATGCCAGGTTCTTATTAGACCGTGCTCTGACGTCATCGTCCGGTTTCTCACTGTGATGATGAAGCACGGTTACATTGACGAATCTGAAATCACTGATGATTACAGAGCAGGGAAGACTGTTGTGAACCTCAGAGGCAGGTTGAACAAGTGTGGAGTGATCAGCCCCAGATTTGATGTACAGCTGAAAGATCTAGAAAAATGGCAGAATAACCTGCTCCCATACCGCCAGTTTGGTTTCATTGTACTGACAACCTCAGCTGGCATCATGGACCATGGAGAAGCAAAACGAAAACACACAGGAGGGAAAATCCTGGGATTCTTTTTCTAG